The sequence below is a genomic window from Clostridia bacterium.
AAGACTTTGCGTACTTCGCCCAGCAGGCGCCAGGCGCCATCTTCCTATTGGGTGTCGGCGACGAGCTGACCGGCTGTTACCCCCTGCACCACCCGAAATTCACCTTCAATGAAGCAATCATGACAACTGGGGTACGGCTCCATGCTCAGCTCGCCGTCGACTTCTTATTTCGAGATCCCGAGTAGTCTGCCTGGATTTCGGGAGGTGATCATCGGAGCAATTGCCAGAACAACACATGCGCGCACATTGTGCCCTGGCGTAGATCGGAATCGGTTTCAACTAAGATCAGAGAGGGTGTAAAGCATGCTTAGAAAGAATATGCTCTTCTGCGTATTGGCGATGGCGCTGATCTCCTCCACGATCGTTTCTGCGGCTGCTCCTGTGTACAAGATCGCTCTGGTGGCTCCGTTCACAGGGTCGGGCTCAATACTTGGCGAGTACATTAAGAACTCCTTCGCCATGGCTGTTGACGAGGTCAATGCCAAGGGTGGAGTGAAGGGCCGCAAGATCGAGTACGTGATCTACGATGACGCTGCATCGCCGGCAACTGCGATCAACGTAGTGACCAAGGCCATCCTAAACGACAAGGTCGATGCCGTATTTGGCCCCAACATGTCAAGCTGTGTGTTGGCTGTTAACCAGATCGCAAAGGACAACAAGATTCCGATGATGGTTGGAGCGACTTCACCATCGTTCGGGTACGACAAGATCGGAAACGAGTGGCTCTTCCGCCTTCGCGCGGATGACGAGGTCAAGGTGGTTAACCTCGTTAAGTACGCTGTGGAGAACATGAAGGTTAAGAAGCCAGCCATCATCCATGGATCTACGGACTACTGCGTAGTGGCTAAGAACGTGGCCATACGCGAGTTCGAGAAGTATGGAATCAAGACAGTCGCTATCGAGCAGATTAAAGAAGGCGAAAAGGACGCCACTGGCCAGTTGCTCAAGGTCAAGAGGGGCAACCCCGACGTGCTTGTTGGGCTTACGCATGAGCCTGAGGCTGCAGTCGTCGTAAGGCAGTTCCGTCAGCTCGGAATGAAGGACTGCGACGTCATAGGGTTCTCCGCTTGGGGCGTTCCCGCATTTACTGACCTAGCCGGAACTGCCGCCGAGGGCGTAGTTGCAGTGCAGGGATTTACGCCTGAGTACAAAGACGCCAAGGTTCAGGAGTTCGTGGCCAAGTACCAGGCACGGTACAACTCGCTTCCAAGCGATCCGGCGCAGGCATACTACGACGGTCTGCACCTGCTGAAGAGCGTCATCGAGAAGGTCGGTTTCGAGCGCGTCGACATCCAGAAGGGCCTCACTGAAGTGAGGGGTTTCCAGGGTGTTCAGGGTCCACTGACCTGCGACGCCAAGCATAACTTCACCAACTTCTCGCTCATCTCCCAGTTCAAGGGCGGACGCTGGGATATCATCACCGCGATTCACTAGGTTCCTAGCGGCTTTCGCTGAAGCCGAGAATGAGTCCATTCCCCTAGATGGCGGGCGGCGCGAAACCACGCCGCCCGCGGATCTGGGGGATGCCCATGTTGAGGCACTGAGGGGTGGAGACACTGGATGCTTAGCATTATGATCCAAAACGCCGTCAGCGGCATCGCCATAGGCTTGCTTTACGGTTTGATCGGTCTTGGCGTTGTGCTGTTTTTCCAAACGACGAACCTCATGAACTTTGCCCACATATCGTCCGCCATGTTGGGCGCATATCTGTGCTACACATTCTACGTGATGCTTAAGCTGCCATTCCCGGCAGCAATGGTCTTGGCGATTCTTGCCGTGGCACTGTATGGTCTGGCTCTCAAACACTTCGTATACGCGCCGCTTGCCCGCCGCGATGGCGGACGGCTGGAGTTTATAATTGCCACTTTGATGCTATCAGTGTTTCTGTTGAACGCTGTCATCGTCATCTGGGGAGGAACGCCTTTGCCGTTCCCGCCGGTGTTCGGGGATCCAAGCAACCCTTTGTTCATCGGCGATGTGGCTATCCAGAGACACTCTCTGTGGGTTCTGGGCTACGTGACGGTGTTTGTAGTAGCTTTGCAGCTGTTCTTCACCAAGACCATGACTGGCAAATCTCTCCGGGCTGTGGCGCAGAACCCGGCCGCGGCGAAACTGATGGGGATCAACGTGGATAGAATGCTTACGCTTTCGTTCATGTTGAGCACCGGGGTGACTGCGCTAGCAGGCATACTCCTTGCTCCTTCCTATTTCGTGTCGCTCGATCTCGGCGGAGGCATCATCGGCATCAAGGGGTTTGCTGCCGCAGTGATAGGGCGCATGAAGAAGCCGTATGTGGCGCTAATCGGCGGGGTGATGATAGGGCTTGCAGAGAACTTCGTGGTGCTTTTCGCGTCATCAACCTACCGCGACGTCATCACATTCCTGTTCCTGATTTTGTTCCTTGTCGCTCGCAAACAGTCGGAATCCTAAGAAGGGGGTGAGAAAGCAGATGAACAAGAAGAGAACTATCGTCATAATGGCTATAGTGGCTGCATTCCTTGCGGTTCCGATCTTCGACAGGAATCAGTACCATGTGTACATTCTCGACCGTGCGCTGCTCAACTGCATGATTGCGAGCGGACTTGTCGCCCTCACCGGGTTTGCGGGCCAGATGTCCCTGGGCCACGCGGCATTCTACGGTATTGGAGCGTACGCGTCGGCGATTCTCACCACCCGTGTTGGGCTTCCGGTATGGCTTGGCATCATCTTGGCGGCAGGCTTGTGCTTGCTCGTTGGGATGCTCCTGAGCATTCCGTCTTTCCGGGTGTCCGGATTCTACCTGTCACTCGTCACGATTTCCTTCGGCAACATCGTATGGGCGCTCATCGTGAACTGGCAGTCTCTCACCGGAGGGCCGCTGGGGTTCGCCGGCATACCACCGGTCAGGTTTGGTGGGCAGCCCATTAGCAAGGTCGGGTTCTTCTATCTCGCCGCGGCGATTCTGGCCTCCATATTCCTTGTGAGCTATCGGCTTGCGAACTCCTTCATTGGGCGGGGGCTTAGGGCCATGAGCGATGATGAGATGGCTGCAGAGACTGCAGGCATCGACACCAAGCGGCTAAAACTGCTCGTGTTCTCGCTCTCCGCAGCTTACGCCGGAATTGCCGGAGGCCTCTATGCGCACCTTTCGACCTTCCTTAGCCCCGAGAGCTTCGTGCAAGGCGAGTCGGCGAATTTCGTTGCAATGTCTGTGGTGGGCGGGCTTCGGCACATCCTCGGAGGAGTGATCGGCGGCCTCACGGTCACGGTTATCCCTGAGTTCCTGCGCGTTAAGGGCTGGGAGGTCTACTACCTGATGGGATCCAGCCTGGCCATACTGGTCCTCGTTATACTGCTTCCATCAGGGCTCGCCCCCACCATCGAAAGGGGCATGAGCCGCTTGTTCGGCACTTCGCAGGACGGCCAGAGAAAGTAGGTGCGTTGTGGCATGAGTATACTCTCGCTGAAAAACGTTACAAAGCGCTTCGGAGGGCTAGTGGCCGTCAACGATCTGTCGTTCGATATTCCCGAGGGGAAGGTCACTGGCCTCATAGGTCCGAACGGCTCGGGCAAGAGCACGACGATCAACCTGATTTCGGGCGTGCTCACTCTCAGCGCAGGGCAGATTGAGTACTGCGGGAAGAAGATATCCGGGCTTGCGCCTCATCAGATCGCGGCGATGGGTGTGGCCCGCACCTACCAGCAGATCCGCCTTTTTGAGAAGATGACAGTGCTTGAGAATGTGCAGGTTGCGAGGAACATCGCCTACGGGTCTAACCTCGCTGATGTCCTTGTGAGCACGCGGAGGCTCAAAGGGGAGGACAGCACCCAGACGCAGAAGGCCATGGAACTTCTTGAGCTGGTTGGGTTGGCCGACAAGGCGAGGGAGATCCCCAAGAACCTCCCATACGGCTTCCGCCGCTTCCTCGAGATCGCACGGGCATTGGCACTGGAACCGAAGCTTCTCCTGCTCGACGAGCCTGCCGCTGGGATGAACCGGGATGAGTTCATGGCAGTAACGGACCTCATCATACGGCTGCGCCAGCTAGGACTCAGTGTTCTCTTGGTGGAGCACACCATGGAGTTCGTGGAGACCGTAGTGGACCAAGTGGTTGTCCTCAACTTCGGGCAGAAGCTGGCTGAGGGCGCCTTCCACGATATCGAGAAGGACCCCCAGGTTATCGAGGCGTATCTCGGCAAGGAGGAACTGTAACATGCTGGAAGTACGCCATCTGAGTGTTTCATATAACGGGATCCCTGCGCTTCGCGATGTCTCTCTCGATGTGCATGAGAAGGAGACTGTCTCGGTGTTGGGCCCAAACGGAGCAGGCAAGACCACGCTGCTCCGGGCGCTCTCGGGTTTGGTTCCGTGCAGCCAAGGAAGCGAGATCATGTTCCTCGGCGAGCCTCTGGTCGGGCTAGCGCCGGATGCGATCGTGCCGCGGGGAGTGATCCAGGTTCCTGAGGGGCGGCAGATCTTCCCTGAGCTCAGCGTGCTTGAGAATATCGAGATCGGCACTGTTAGGCGGAAGGATCGGAGCGCTGCAAACGGCGATATCGCTGATATGTTCGAGATCTTCCCTGAGCTCAAAGGGAGAGAGAAGCAGTACGGCGGAACTCTCTCAGGAGGGGAGCAGCAGATGCTGGCCATCGCCAGGGCGATGGTGGCAAAGCCCAAGCTATTGATGATCGATGAGCCTTCAATGGGTCTTGCGCCTGTCGTAGTGCAGCGCATATTCCGTCTGATAAAGAACGAGATCCGCCAGCGCGGAATCACGGTGCTCCTAGTGGAGCAGAATACGTCCCTGTCGTTCGCTGTGAGTGACCGAGCTTACATCGTCACCCAAGGCGAGGTGGTCATGAACGGGACTGTTGCAGAACTTTCCAATGACCCGCGGGTGAAGGAGACATATTTCCGCGGCCGCGGGGGCAAGTAGGAGGAGAGAACCAGATGGAACTACGGAGCCGAGGCATAACCTCAGAGCCGCCGCAGAGAGCGCTCTTGAAGGGATGCGGGCTTTCCGACAACGACATGCGGCTGCCGCTTATCGGCATTGCCAACTCCTATAGCCAGCTCTCACCTGGCCACATTCACCTCCGCGAGGTCTCGGACTATGTCTGCAGGGGCGTGAGGTATGCAGGTGGGACCCCGCTGGAATTCAACACCATTGCCCTGTGCGACGGCCTTTCGGGGGCCTTCGTCCAGCATAAAGAGGCACAGCGTTACACCTTGCCTCATCGTGACCTCATCGCCGATTCCGTGGAGATGGCGATAGAGGCGAATCAGCTCGATGCCATGGTGTGCATCGGAACATGCGACAAGATAGTCCCTGGGATGCTCATGGCATGCGCGAGGCTCAATATCCCTGCCGTGTTTGTCTTCGGAGGATCGATGACGCCTGGCAGGTACAAGGGCAAGATCGTCTGCGGCGGCGCAACTGAGATGATCGAGGCGACTGGAGCATACAAGGCCGGAACTCTCAGCGAAGAAGATATGAATGCGATGGTTGAGAACGCCTGCCCAACGCCTGGCGCGTGCGGGGCTATGGTAACAGGCAACAGCATGGGCGTTTTCGCTGAGGCTCTTGGAATGGGGATCCCTGGCTCGGGAAGTGCACCAGCCATGGACTTTCGGCAGCTTCGCATGGCGGAGCAGGCCGGACGGGCCGTTGTGGATCTTGTGCATAGAGGGATCACTGCGCGCAACATTATCACTAAACCTGCGATAGAGAACGCTATCAGGGTGCTTTGCGCCACCGGCGGTTCCACCAACTGCGTGCTGCACATAATCGCCATCGCGCGCGAGGCCGGCCTTGAGGTTGACTTCAGCCTCATCGACCGTTTGAGCCGGGCAACGCCGCATCTGGCGCCGCTGGTTCCATCGGGCAAGTACAGCGTTCCCGAGTTCTTCGAGGCAGGCGGGGTTCCCGGCGTTATGAAACGGCTCGAAACCAGGCTGAACCTGGACTGCATGACAGTCACCGGACACACAGTGGCCGAGAATCTGAAGTCGGCGCGCATTCTGGATGAAGATGTCATTCGCCCTCTCGACAACCCCTACAAGCCTGAAGGGGGAATCGCCGTTCTTGTTGGCAATCTGGCGCCAGAGGGCGCGGTTGTCAAGCAGTCGGCAGTCATGCCTGAGATGCAGCAGCACACCGGCCCAGCGCGGGTGTTTGACTCCGAGGAAGCTGCGGTCGACGCCATATACGCCGACCAGGTCAAGCCGGGTGATGTGGTCGTCATCAGATACGAGGGACCAAAGGGCGGACCTGGCATGCGTGAGATGACGACGGCGATAGGAGCTATATGGGGCAAGGGCCTCCAGGGCTCGGTATCGCTCGTTACCGATGGGCGCTTCTCCGGGGCCATACGTGGGCCGGCGATCGGGTACATCTCCCCAGAAGCAGCCGAGGGAGGACCCCTCGCAGTTGTGCGGGATGGGGATCAGATAGAGCTGGACATACCAGGCCGCAGGATCGTCCTGCACGTGCCAGACGAGGAGATAGCCAAGAGGCTCTCAACTTGGACGCGGCCCCCGTTCAAGATATCCCATGGATGCCTCCGTGTGTTCGAGAGATACGCAGGCTCGGCGAGCCGTGGGGCACTTGTTGAACTGCGCGACAGAACAGAATGAGGGAGATAGCTGTGCTATGGATTCCAGAACCATAACTCTGCCCTACGGTGGCCAGAGCGTTGAGTTCACACTCGCCGGCGCCGAGCTAATAGGGCAGTACGGAATCGCGGAAAGGCCTCCCGTTCAAGACCTTGGGCAGGCAGTGCGCTCCGCGCTTGCAGCGCCTGTAGCATCCGAC
It includes:
- the ilvD gene encoding dihydroxy-acid dehydratase; its protein translation is MELRSRGITSEPPQRALLKGCGLSDNDMRLPLIGIANSYSQLSPGHIHLREVSDYVCRGVRYAGGTPLEFNTIALCDGLSGAFVQHKEAQRYTLPHRDLIADSVEMAIEANQLDAMVCIGTCDKIVPGMLMACARLNIPAVFVFGGSMTPGRYKGKIVCGGATEMIEATGAYKAGTLSEEDMNAMVENACPTPGACGAMVTGNSMGVFAEALGMGIPGSGSAPAMDFRQLRMAEQAGRAVVDLVHRGITARNIITKPAIENAIRVLCATGGSTNCVLHIIAIAREAGLEVDFSLIDRLSRATPHLAPLVPSGKYSVPEFFEAGGVPGVMKRLETRLNLDCMTVTGHTVAENLKSARILDEDVIRPLDNPYKPEGGIAVLVGNLAPEGAVVKQSAVMPEMQQHTGPARVFDSEEAAVDAIYADQVKPGDVVVIRYEGPKGGPGMREMTTAIGAIWGKGLQGSVSLVTDGRFSGAIRGPAIGYISPEAAEGGPLAVVRDGDQIELDIPGRRIVLHVPDEEIAKRLSTWTRPPFKISHGCLRVFERYAGSASRGALVELRDRTE
- a CDS encoding ABC transporter substrate-binding protein produces the protein MLRKNMLFCVLAMALISSTIVSAAAPVYKIALVAPFTGSGSILGEYIKNSFAMAVDEVNAKGGVKGRKIEYVIYDDAASPATAINVVTKAILNDKVDAVFGPNMSSCVLAVNQIAKDNKIPMMVGATSPSFGYDKIGNEWLFRLRADDEVKVVNLVKYAVENMKVKKPAIIHGSTDYCVVAKNVAIREFEKYGIKTVAIEQIKEGEKDATGQLLKVKRGNPDVLVGLTHEPEAAVVVRQFRQLGMKDCDVIGFSAWGVPAFTDLAGTAAEGVVAVQGFTPEYKDAKVQEFVAKYQARYNSLPSDPAQAYYDGLHLLKSVIEKVGFERVDIQKGLTEVRGFQGVQGPLTCDAKHNFTNFSLISQFKGGRWDIITAIH
- a CDS encoding ABC transporter ATP-binding protein, with product MSILSLKNVTKRFGGLVAVNDLSFDIPEGKVTGLIGPNGSGKSTTINLISGVLTLSAGQIEYCGKKISGLAPHQIAAMGVARTYQQIRLFEKMTVLENVQVARNIAYGSNLADVLVSTRRLKGEDSTQTQKAMELLELVGLADKAREIPKNLPYGFRRFLEIARALALEPKLLLLDEPAAGMNRDEFMAVTDLIIRLRQLGLSVLLVEHTMEFVETVVDQVVVLNFGQKLAEGAFHDIEKDPQVIEAYLGKEEL
- a CDS encoding ABC transporter ATP-binding protein — protein: MLEVRHLSVSYNGIPALRDVSLDVHEKETVSVLGPNGAGKTTLLRALSGLVPCSQGSEIMFLGEPLVGLAPDAIVPRGVIQVPEGRQIFPELSVLENIEIGTVRRKDRSAANGDIADMFEIFPELKGREKQYGGTLSGGEQQMLAIARAMVAKPKLLMIDEPSMGLAPVVVQRIFRLIKNEIRQRGITVLLVEQNTSLSFAVSDRAYIVTQGEVVMNGTVAELSNDPRVKETYFRGRGGK
- a CDS encoding branched-chain amino acid ABC transporter permease, which encodes MLSIMIQNAVSGIAIGLLYGLIGLGVVLFFQTTNLMNFAHISSAMLGAYLCYTFYVMLKLPFPAAMVLAILAVALYGLALKHFVYAPLARRDGGRLEFIIATLMLSVFLLNAVIVIWGGTPLPFPPVFGDPSNPLFIGDVAIQRHSLWVLGYVTVFVVALQLFFTKTMTGKSLRAVAQNPAAAKLMGINVDRMLTLSFMLSTGVTALAGILLAPSYFVSLDLGGGIIGIKGFAAAVIGRMKKPYVALIGGVMIGLAENFVVLFASSTYRDVITFLFLILFLVARKQSES
- a CDS encoding branched-chain amino acid ABC transporter permease; translation: MNKKRTIVIMAIVAAFLAVPIFDRNQYHVYILDRALLNCMIASGLVALTGFAGQMSLGHAAFYGIGAYASAILTTRVGLPVWLGIILAAGLCLLVGMLLSIPSFRVSGFYLSLVTISFGNIVWALIVNWQSLTGGPLGFAGIPPVRFGGQPISKVGFFYLAAAILASIFLVSYRLANSFIGRGLRAMSDDEMAAETAGIDTKRLKLLVFSLSAAYAGIAGGLYAHLSTFLSPESFVQGESANFVAMSVVGGLRHILGGVIGGLTVTVIPEFLRVKGWEVYYLMGSSLAILVLVILLPSGLAPTIERGMSRLFGTSQDGQRK